One Nicotiana sylvestris chromosome 12, ASM39365v2, whole genome shotgun sequence genomic window carries:
- the LOC104230370 gene encoding small ribosomal subunit protein eS25 gives MAPKKAAPPPSSKPAKSGGGKQKKKKWSKGKQKEKVNNMVLFDKATYDKLLSEAPKYKLITPSVLSDRLRISGSLARKAIRDLMARGSIRMVSAHASQQIYTRATNT, from the exons ATG gcTCCAAAGAAGGCAGCTCCACCTCCATCTTCCAAGCCTGCAAAGTCCGGTGGTGGCAAGCAGAAGAAGAAG AAGTGGAGCAAGGGAAAGCAAAAGGAAAAGGTGAACAACATGGTATTGTTTGACAAGGCTACCTACGATAAGCTCCTGTCTGAAGCACCTAAATACAAGCTTATCACTCCTTCTGTCCTCTCCGACCGTCTCAGG ATTAGTGGATCACTTGCTAGGAAGGCAATCAGAGATTTGATGGCAAGAGGCTCGATCAGGATGGTGTCCGCTCATGCTAGCCAGCAGATCTACACCAGGGCAACCAACACTTAA